A window of Nonomuraea angiospora genomic DNA:
GGCCACTCCGTCCTGATGGAGGACACGGTGCTGCTCGCGCTGCCCGAGGTCGCCGACTGCGCGGTGGTGGCCGGGGATGACGCCGGGGCGACCGTTCCGGTGGCAGTGGTCAGGCTGCGCGACGGCGATCCGGCGTCCGGCCCGGACGGCGACTTGGACACCGGCCCGGACGCCGGCCCGGACACTGGCCCGGCCGCCGGGCTTCTTGGCCGGGCCAACTCCGCGCTCGTGGCCATCGGCCAGCCGCCCCTCGCCGCGCTGGAGATCGCGGTCACCGACGACGACCTGCCGGTCGGTGCGACCGGCAAGGTGCTCAAGCGCCGGCTCCGCGAGAAGTACCGGGATCTGGCCGCTCATCTGGCCACCGCGCCGCACGCCGCCGCGGCAGGGCACGTACGGCCTTGGGGGCAGGTGGTCGAGACCCTGCGCCACCTCGCCGAGGACGTACTCGACGCCGAACCCGGGCAGGTCTCCATGGCCGACGGCTTCCACACCGACCTGCAGATGGACTCCCTGCAGAAGATCGAGCTCGTCACTCGCGTCGAACGCGCCTTCGCCGTACGGTTCGAGGCCGAGGAGGCCGCCGGGATCGAGGCGCTCGCCGACGTCCTCGATCTCCTGACCCGCCGCGGCCTGGTCGCCGCCGCACCGGCCGGCGGCGCGTGATGGACCCCGTCGAGACGCTGCTGCTGCGCCACGTCGCGGCCGGGCAGGGCGGCCGGACCGCTCTCGCCGACCACGTACGTACCCTGACCTACGCCGAACTGACCCAGGCCGCCTGCGACCACGCCGGAGCGCTCGCCGCCGCCGGAGTACGCCGCGGCTGCCGTGCGCTGGTCGTCGGCGACGACAGCGCGGACACCGTCGTCGCGGTGCTGGGCCTGTGGTGGTACGGCTGTGTCCCCGTCGTCCTCAGCCCGATGTTGCGCGATGCGGAGATCGCCTTCGTCGCCCGCGACTGCGCCGCCGGGTACGCCTGGATCGCGCTGCCCAAGGGGCGGCGCGACAGCCTGCGTGAGGCGCTCGGCCCGCTGCCCGTGCACGAACCGCGCGCCACCCGCGCCGCCGACGTCGGGCCGCCCGCCCCGTTCGTGCCGGAAGCGGAGGTCCTGGTCCAGTACACCTCCGGCAGCACCGGCCAACCGCGCGGCGTGCGCCACAGCATGGCCGGGCTCCGCGCCGTCCTCGACGGCTTCGGCGGTGTCCTCGCCCTCACACCCGACGACACGGTGCTGTCGACCGCGAAACTGTCCTTCGGTTACGGCTTCGGGAACTCCGTGCTGTTCCCGCTGGCGGCCGGCGCCCGGTCGGTGCTGCTCGCGGGCCCCGTCGATCCGTACACCGCGATCACCGCCGTCCACCGGCACCGGCCGACCGTGCTGTGCGCGGTGCCCAGGCTGTACGCGGCCCTGCTCGACATCGTCGCGCGCGGCACGGTGCTGGACCCGTCGTCCCTCCGCCTCGCGCTCGCCGCGGGCGAGCATCTGCCCGCCGAGCTGTCCGCCCGCGCGGCGCGGTTGCTCGGCGTCCCGGTGGTGAACGGGCTGGGGGCGACAGAGGTGCTGCACATCGTCCTGGCGACCGACCCGCGGGACGTCCTGCACGGCTCCACCGGCAACCCGGTGCCCGGCGTCACCGCGACCGTACGGGACGACGACGGCCGCCCGCTGCCCGCCGGCTCGCACGGCCGCCTGCACATCCGGACCGCCTCGGCCGCGCTCGGCTACATCGACCGGCCCGAGGACTCCGCGCGCACGTTCGCCGACGGCGGTGTCTACACCGGCGACATCGCCTACCGCACCGAGGACGGCGACTTCCGCCACGTCTGCCGGGCCGACGACCTGCTCAACCTCGGCGGTTTCAAGGTCGCGCCCGCCGAGATCGAGGCGGAACTGCGTACCGCCGACGGCATCGCCGACCTGGTCGTCGTCGGCGGGCGCGACGACACGGGGCTGGAGCAGGTCGTGGTTCACGCCGTTCCCGCCGACGGCGTCACACCCGATCAGGCCCGCCGCGCCCTCAGGCGTGCCATCCGGGAGAACCTGCCGCCGCACAAGCGGCCTTCGCACGTCGAGGTGCTCGCCGCGCTGCCCACCACCTCCACCGGGAAGCTCGCCCGTTACCGGTTGCGCGCCCCGCGGGAGCCGCGATGAGCGGGGACATCGTCGGCATGGGCGTCGTCACCTGCCTCGGCGACGAACCCGGAGCGGTGCACCGGGCGCTGTGCGACGGACGTACCGGTGTCGCGCCGCTGCGGGCCTTCGACAGCGCACTCTTCCGGGTCAAGCACGCGTACGAGATCGACGACCGGACCGTCCCCGGCCAGGACGAACCGGGGCGTGCCTCCCGCTGGCTGCGTGCCGCCGTCGCCGCGGCGCTCGCCGACGCGGGGCTGCCCGCCACTGTCCCCGACGTGCCGGTCATCGTCGGAACAACACTGCGCGAACTGCGCTCCGCCGAGCTGTGGTGGCGCGACGGGCACTCGCTCACCCCCGCCGAACTGCACTTCGGCCAGGTGATGCGCGACGCGTTCGGCACCACGGAGACGCACACCGTGGCCAGCGCGTGCGCCGCCGCTCTGTACGCCCTGGGCATGGCCACCGACCTGATCGCGCTCGGCCTCGCCGACACCGTCGTGGTCGCGGGCACCGACGCCATCACCGAGAGCTCCTTCGGGGGACTCGACCGCGTGCAGAACCCGCCGCCGCAGGCCATACAGCCGTTCGCGAGGCACCGTCACGGCATGGTCATGGGGGAGGGCGCCGCCGCGGTCGTCGTACGAGCCTCTGGCGCCCATCCCCGCCCCGCACACGCCCGTGTCCGCGGGGTCGCGATGAACTGTGACGCGGCGCATGCGACCGTACCCGACGTCGCGGGCGTCGCCGGCGCCGTCCGCGACGCCCACCGCCGTGCCGGAGTCGACGCCGCCGACATCGACCTGGTCGTGGTGCACGGCAGCGGCACACGCCACAACGACGCGGTGGAGGCCGGCGTACTGCGCGACGTCTTCGGGGGCGTCCGGCCCGGCCCGCTGGTCACCTCGGTGAAGTCCGGCCTGGGCCACACCTGCGGGGGATCCGGTCTGATGAGCCTGATCATCGCCGTACTGGCCATGCGGACCGGGGAACTGCCGCCGATACCCGGGCTGAGCGACCCCTCCCCCGAGGCTGGGGACCTGCGCCTCGTCGCCGGCCACCCGGCCCGTGGCCGCTTCGACACAGCGCAGATCAACGCCATCGGCCTCGGCGGCATCAACGCCGTCGCCGTCATCGGCGGGGCCGCATGACACGCGCCGTGATCACCGGCTGCGCGCTCGCCGTCACCGGCGTCGCCGACGAATACGACCTCCTCGGCCTCGGCACCGCCGCCGCACCCGAGGACGACGCCGCCCGCGCCGAAATCGGGCTGCGGCACAAGGACCGCGCGTCCCGGCTCGCCCTCCGTGCCACACGACGGGCGTTGCGCGGCGTCACGCTGCCCGCGTCGGGCACCGCCGTCATCGTCAGCAGCAACCTCGGGAACCTCGACACCGTCTGCGAGTTCGTCGACATCATCGGCAAGGAGACCGTCACCGGCCTCAGCCCCATGCGCGTGCCGCACATGTCCAGCAACGTCACCGCGAGCTGGATCGCCCTCGACCACGGCCTGCGCGGACCCAATATCACCCTGTGCAGCGGCACCACCAGCGGCCTGGACGCGATCTTCTGGGCCACCGCCCTGCTCGCCGCGGGCCGCGCCGAAGTCGCCGTCGTCGTCGGCGTCGAACCGGACACCGCGCCGGTCGCCAGGCTGCACGGCGGCACAGCACGACTGGACGGCGCCGTGTGCCTCATCCTCGAGACACCCGCGCGGGCCCGCGCCCGCGGCGCCCGGCCGCGCGCCGAAATCCACGCCTACGGCAGAGCCGCCGACCGCGCCGAGGCCGTTCACCGCGCGACCCGCACGTGGCGGGGCCCCATCGGACTGCGGCTCGCCGGGGGGCCGGGTATCGGTATCGCGGCCGACGCGGTCGATCTCCCCGCGGGTCCGGGAAATACCGGCCACGCGGCCATCACCGTCGATCTCACCGCCCGGCTCGGCCGCTGCTCCGGCGCGCTCGGTGTCCTGCAGTGCGCCGCCGCCCTCCCCTGGCTCGACCGGCCCGGCCACGACGCCGTGCTCGCGGTCGCCGGCGACGACGGCACCGGCGACCAACCCGACGGGGAAGGCGATCCGAGCGCGGTGGCCGCCGTGCTGCTCACCCGGCCTGCCGAGAACGTGCCCACTCGGCCCGCTGACGGCCTGCTCGCCCGGCCCGCTGACGACGTCACGTACGGGAACGGCTTCGGAGGTGATCGGCATGATGATGCCTGATCGGCGTCGTGCGGTGCTGACCGGGCTGGGTGCCGTCTCCTGCCTGGGCGCGGGCGCTGAGGCTCACTGGGCCGGTCTGCTTGCGGGTGGAGCGGCGCCCCGCGAGGTCGATCTGCCGTACATGCACATGCGGGCCAGGCGTATGTACCTGACACCGCCTTCCGCGATCCCCGCCGGCCCCGGCACCCACGCCGGAATCCCGCTCGGACCGGCCCCGCGTATGGCGGTCGCGGCCGCACGTGAAGCACTCGCGGACGCCGGCATCGGCCGCGGCGACACCGTACGCATCCCCGTCGTGATGGGCGTCGAGATGGGCAACGCGAGCGTTCAGGAAGAGCAGCGCGGCGCGGGCGGCACCCCGCCGTGGACCCCCCTCGCGGTCACCGCCGCGGTCGTCGCCGAAGCGGTCGGCTCGCGGGCGGGCACCGCCGGCTTGGGCAACGCCTGCGCCGCGGGCGGCTACACGCTCGGCGTCGCGCTGGACGTCATCCGTGCCGGCGAGGCCGACGTGGTGCTCGTCGGCGGCGCGGAGGGCATCACCCGGGTCGGCATGGCCGGGTTCGACCGGATCCGGGTGACCGATCCGTACGGCTGCCGGCCGTTCGCCCGCGACCGGGCGGGCACCGTGTTCGCCGACGGCGCCGCGTTCGCGGTCCTCGAATCCGCCGCCCACGCCGCATCGCGGGGAGCCCGGCCGTACGCGGAGCTCGGCGCCGCCGCCTGGAGCTGCGACGCCTACCACCACCCCACCGCCCCGGAGCCCGACGCCGTGCAACTGGTCCGGGCCATGCGGAACGCGCTCGCCGACGCCGGAGTCCGGCCGGAGCAGGTGGGCTGTGTGCTGCCGCACGCGACCGGCACCCCCGTCAACGACGCGGTGGAAAGCCGGGCACTACGGCGCGTTTTCGGCGATTCCTCCGGCCGTCCACCGGTGTTCGCGCTCAAGGCGCTCATCGGCCACACCTCGGGGGCCGCGGGCATGTTCGCGTGCCTGACCGCGGCGCTCATCGCCTCCCGGGCCACGATCCCGGCCAACGCGCCCCTGGACCAGGACCCGGAGTGCGACGTGTGGCTGCCGCAGGACGGGCCCGTACCGCTGAACCGGCCGGCCGTGCTCGTCAACTCGTGCGCGACCGGCGGAGTCAACGCCTCGTTCGTGCTCTCGCGTGTGGGAGACCCGGCATGAACGCCCCGGTCCGCGTACGCGTCCTCGGCCTCGGGATGATCGCCCCCGGCGCCCTCCGGCCGGCCCGCGCCCTCGAACCTCCCGTGGAACCGTTTCCCGACTGGTTCGACACCGAGGCGCTGCTCCCCGGCCGCGGCTACCGGAAACTGCCACCGGCCTGCCGGTACTTGCTCGCTGCGGCCCGCTCGGCACTCGACGACACCGGTACGTGGTTCGCCGGCCTCTCACCACGGGACCGGGCGGCCGTGATCGGCGGCAACAACGCGGGAGCCGCGCTCCAGGACGACTTCGACCGTACCGTCATCGCCACGGGGGCGGCGGATCTGTCCCCGGCCCGCGTACCGTACATGGCGCTGAGCATGTTCGGCGGCCGGCTGGCCCCGGAACACGGGCTGCAGGCATTGGTCCTGACCACCAACTCCCCGGCGGTCGCCGGACTGGAGGCCGTGCAGACGGCGGCGCGCGCACTGGCCGCCGGGCGTGCCACGGCTGTGCTCGCGGGCGCCGTCGAAGACCGGCCCACGCCCGTCCAAGGCGGTGGGCCCGCGCACGACCTCGGCGCCGCCGTGCTCGTGTGCGTACAGGAAGGTGTTCCGGTCGCCGGAGAACGGGCGTACGGCCACTGCTCCGTGCGCGGCGCGTTCGTCGGCGCGGCGGGCGGGGTGCCCGAGACCTCCGACGTACTCGACCCGCTGTGGGAGGAACTCCTCGCCGACGGCCGGCCGGTCGCGCGCATCGACGCCGTGCTCGACGACTCGCCCGCGGGAGCGGCGGTCGCCGGGTGGCTGACCGCACGCGCGGGCCACCGCGCCGTCACCATCCTCACCCGGCCGCCGGGCAGCGGATCCCTCGCACCGCTGCGCCGCGTGGTCGGCCGGATGGCGGCCGGTACGGCCGAGCGAGCCCTGGTGCTCGCCGGGTCCGCGCACGGCCACGTCTCGATCGCCGACGTGCTCCCCGGCACGGCGGGCGTTCCGTGACGGTACGCCCGCCGGCCGAACCCTTACACCGCCACCGAACAGGCATCACCGACCCAGAAAGGCAGGACCCCATGGCCACCCTGATCCCCACCCGCGACGAGCTGCGCGACTTCTTCGCCGAAGAGCTCGAACTCCCGGCCGACGTCGTCGGCTACGAGAGCGACTTCGAGGCCGACCTCGGCGTCGACTCGCTTGCCACCATGGAGATCCTCGTGCAGTTGGAGAAGAAGTACGGCATCCGTCTGGAGGAGTCCGAGTTCGCCGGTCTCACCTCCGTGAACGCCGTCCACGCCTTCCTCGCCGACCGGCTCGAAGCGGCGTGAGCATGACGGGCGCCCACCGCCCGGTCGCCATCGTGACCGGGGGATCACGTGGCATCGGCCGCGCTGTCGTGACCCGCCTGGCCGCCGAGGGGTTCGACGTCGCGTTCTGCTACCGCACCCGTAAGGACGCCGCGGAGGAGGTGGCGGCCGAGGCCGGGGCGACGGGTGCCCGTGTGCTCGCGTACGAGGCCGACGTCGCGTCCGCCGACCAGGCCCGGGCGCTGGTCGCGGCCGCCGAAGAGCACCTCGGGCCGCTGTCGGTGCTCGTCACCTGCGCCGGCATCGTCCGGGACCGGCCGCTGGCACGCATGACCGACGCCGAATGGGACGATGTGATCCAGACCAACCTGTACGGCACGTACCACGTCTGTCGTGCCGCCGCGCTCCCGCTCATGCGGCATGGCAGCGGCTCGATCGTCACGCTGTCCTCGGTCGCGGCCGCGCACGGCGGCCCGGCACAGAGCAACTACTCCGCGTCCAAGGCCGGCATCGTGGGCTTCACCACGTCCTTGGCGCGCGAACTCGCCCGGTCCGGGGTGCGTGCGAACGTCGTCGCGCCCGGGCTGATCACCACCGACATCACCAACGATCTGCCGCCCAAGGTGCAGGCGTCCATCATCGGGAAGATCCCGCTGCGCCGGCCCGGGACTCCCGGCGAGGTCGCCGATCTGGTCGCCTTCCTGGTCTCCGACCGCGCCCGCTACATCACCGGGCAGGTCATCGGCGTCGATGGAGGGCTGGTGCCGTGACCGCATCCGCCACCGGCCGTCCGGGCTCCGGCTCCAGCTCCGGTTCCGGCGCCGGCGCCGGCGCCGGCTATGACGTGATCGTCGTGGGTGCCCGCTGCGGCGGAGCGCCCGCGGCGATGTTGCTGGCCCGCGCGGGCTACCGCGTCCTCATCCTGGACCGCGCTCGCTTCCCCCGCGACACCCTGTCCACCCTGTACATCCACCAACCCGGCACCGCCCTGCTCGACCGCTGGGGGCTGCTCGACCAGGTCGCCGCCACCGGCTGCCCGCCGATCACCTCGGCCATGCACCGTATGGGCCAAGTCGCCGTCGAAGGCGCTCCCACTCCGGTTCACGGCATCCACGCGGCCTACGCGCCACGGCGTTACCTCCTCGACACCCTCCTCGCCAAGGCCGCGACCGACGCCGGTGCGGAGTTCCGCGAGGGCTGCCGGGTCACCGACGTGGTCGTCGAGGACGGGCGGGCCGTCGGGGTGCGATGGCGTACCGCCTCCGGCAGCGGCACCGACCGCGCCGCGCTGGTCGTCGGCGCGGACGGTATGCGCTCGGTCGTGGCGGACGCCGTACGTGCCGGGACGGTCCGCGAACACCCGCCGCTGACCTGCGTCTACTACGGCTACTGGGAAGGCGTGCCGGTCACCCGGTTCGAGGCCCACGCGGTACGCGGCCGCTGGGTCGGCTGCCTGCCCACCAACGACGGCCGTACCCTGCTCGCGGTGTACTTCCCCCAGGCCGAGTTCGAGGCCGTCCGTCGCGACCTGCCCGACGCCTACCTGGGCGGACTCGCGGCCGCGGCCCCGGAACTGTACGAACGTGCCCTCGCCGGCACCCGGGTCGGCCCGCTCCGCGGCACCGGCACACAGCGGAACTTCTTCCGCCGCGCGGCCGGACCCGGATGGGCGCTGGTCGGCGACGCGGGACACCACAAGGACTCCATCACCGCCGACGGCATCACCGCGGCGTTCCAGCAGGCGGCGCTCCTGGCCGCCCGCCTGGGCGCCGACCTGCCCGACCCGGCGCGCCGGCAGGCCGCGTTGGAGCGCTATGCCCTCGACCGCGACCGCATGCTCGCCGCCCGCTACTCCGACACCCTCGCGCTCGCCCGGCTCCGCGCCGACCGTGTGGAGGCCCGGATCGCCGGGCTCGCGCACGACCCGGCGTGGGTGCAGGCGTTCTTCGACCGCGCGGCGGGCACCGGCCCCGACCTCGTGCCCGTGCCCGGTAACCGGTCTGAGGAGGTGCCGGCGTGATCACCGAACAGTACGGAATCGCCTTTCCCGGACAGGGCATCAAGGCGCAGACGCTGCTCTCCGCCCTGCGGGCCCACGTCCGGCACCCGCTGGTCGCCCGGCTGCTGACGACGTTCGGCGCGGCGGATCCCGAGGCGCTGGACCTCGGTGACACCTCGGTCGTCCAGCCCGCCACCTTCGCCGCCGGCCTCGCGGCGGCCGACACGGCCTTCGGGCCGGACCACTGCCCGCCGGTGGCGCTCGGCCACAGCCTGGGCGAGCTGACCGCCGCGGCGTACGCCGGATTCCTCCGTATCGACGAGGGCTTCGAACTGGCCGTGGACCGCGGCCGGTTGTGCCACGACCAGAGCCTGCGCAGGCCCGGGGCGATGGTCGCGATCGTCGGCGCCGACGCGGGCGAACTCGAATGGCTGCGCCGGAGCGTGGTCGCCGAGCACGGCGAGATCCTCGACGTCGCCGGGCTCAACAGCGCCCGGCAGACCGTACTGTCGGGCGCTCCCGAGGCGGTGGCCGCGGCCGTACGCATCGCCGGGGAACAGTGCCTGCGCGCCGAAGTGCTGCCGATACCCGGCGGTTTCCACAGCCCGCTGATGATGGACGCCGTCCCGGCGTGGCGGCGCCGTCTGGAGTCCGCGGACTTCCGCCCGAGTACGACCCGATTCGTCTCCGCGATCGACGTACGACCGCACACCGACCCGGTCCAGGTCCGCGAACAACTCGCGCGCGGCCTGGTGCTCCCGGTGCGCTGGCACGAGGCCGTGCGTACGGTACGAGACCTCGGCGTGCCCGGCCTCGTCGACGCCGGACCGGGTACGACCCTGCTCAAGCTCGGACGCCGCGCCCGCATCCTCGAGTTCACCGGCCTCGGCGCGCTGCCCGAACCGGTTCCACCCGGGTGAGGGCGGCCCGCTGAGCACCGCCGTTCGACCACGTGACCCACAAGCGGACCAGCCCCGCCCGCCGCGCGACCGGAAGGCGCCCATGCACCACCCCGATCCCACCACGGACGCCGTGCTCGACCCCGGCATCGTCCCCGACGGCACCGCATCCGCCGCCGGACCGGCCCGCCACGTGCTGCTCACCGGCGCCACCGGCTTCCTCGGCGCGTTCCTGCTCCGCGAACTCCTCGACCGCGCCGACGCCGACGTGTGGTGCCTGGTGCGCGCCGACAGCGACCACCACGCGGCGTCCCGCCTGCGCGAGGCCATGCGGCGCTATCTGATCTGGGACGACCGGTCGGCCGGGCGCGTCATCCCGGTCGCCGGAGACCTGACCGCGCCCGACCTCGGCCTGACGCCCGCCCGCTGGGCGGAACTCGC
This region includes:
- a CDS encoding beta-ketoacyl synthase N-terminal-like domain-containing protein; translated protein: MSGDIVGMGVVTCLGDEPGAVHRALCDGRTGVAPLRAFDSALFRVKHAYEIDDRTVPGQDEPGRASRWLRAAVAAALADAGLPATVPDVPVIVGTTLRELRSAELWWRDGHSLTPAELHFGQVMRDAFGTTETHTVASACAAALYALGMATDLIALGLADTVVVAGTDAITESSFGGLDRVQNPPPQAIQPFARHRHGMVMGEGAAAVVVRASGAHPRPAHARVRGVAMNCDAAHATVPDVAGVAGAVRDAHRRAGVDAADIDLVVVHGSGTRHNDAVEAGVLRDVFGGVRPGPLVTSVKSGLGHTCGGSGLMSLIIAVLAMRTGELPPIPGLSDPSPEAGDLRLVAGHPARGRFDTAQINAIGLGGINAVAVIGGAA
- a CDS encoding beta-ketoacyl synthase N-terminal-like domain-containing protein codes for the protein MTRAVITGCALAVTGVADEYDLLGLGTAAAPEDDAARAEIGLRHKDRASRLALRATRRALRGVTLPASGTAVIVSSNLGNLDTVCEFVDIIGKETVTGLSPMRVPHMSSNVTASWIALDHGLRGPNITLCSGTTSGLDAIFWATALLAAGRAEVAVVVGVEPDTAPVARLHGGTARLDGAVCLILETPARARARGARPRAEIHAYGRAADRAEAVHRATRTWRGPIGLRLAGGPGIGIAADAVDLPAGPGNTGHAAITVDLTARLGRCSGALGVLQCAAALPWLDRPGHDAVLAVAGDDGTGDQPDGEGDPSAVAAVLLTRPAENVPTRPADGLLARPADDVTYGNGFGGDRHDDA
- the fabG gene encoding 3-oxoacyl-ACP reductase FabG, whose protein sequence is MTGAHRPVAIVTGGSRGIGRAVVTRLAAEGFDVAFCYRTRKDAAEEVAAEAGATGARVLAYEADVASADQARALVAAAEEHLGPLSVLVTCAGIVRDRPLARMTDAEWDDVIQTNLYGTYHVCRAAALPLMRHGSGSIVTLSSVAAAHGGPAQSNYSASKAGIVGFTTSLARELARSGVRANVVAPGLITTDITNDLPPKVQASIIGKIPLRRPGTPGEVADLVAFLVSDRARYITGQVIGVDGGLVP
- a CDS encoding AMP-binding protein; translation: MDPVETLLLRHVAAGQGGRTALADHVRTLTYAELTQAACDHAGALAAAGVRRGCRALVVGDDSADTVVAVLGLWWYGCVPVVLSPMLRDAEIAFVARDCAAGYAWIALPKGRRDSLREALGPLPVHEPRATRAADVGPPAPFVPEAEVLVQYTSGSTGQPRGVRHSMAGLRAVLDGFGGVLALTPDDTVLSTAKLSFGYGFGNSVLFPLAAGARSVLLAGPVDPYTAITAVHRHRPTVLCAVPRLYAALLDIVARGTVLDPSSLRLALAAGEHLPAELSARAARLLGVPVVNGLGATEVLHIVLATDPRDVLHGSTGNPVPGVTATVRDDDGRPLPAGSHGRLHIRTASAALGYIDRPEDSARTFADGGVYTGDIAYRTEDGDFRHVCRADDLLNLGGFKVAPAEIEAELRTADGIADLVVVGGRDDTGLEQVVVHAVPADGVTPDQARRALRRAIRENLPPHKRPSHVEVLAALPTTSTGKLARYRLRAPREPR
- a CDS encoding beta-ketoacyl-[acyl-carrier-protein] synthase family protein; the encoded protein is MMMPDRRRAVLTGLGAVSCLGAGAEAHWAGLLAGGAAPREVDLPYMHMRARRMYLTPPSAIPAGPGTHAGIPLGPAPRMAVAAAREALADAGIGRGDTVRIPVVMGVEMGNASVQEEQRGAGGTPPWTPLAVTAAVVAEAVGSRAGTAGLGNACAAGGYTLGVALDVIRAGEADVVLVGGAEGITRVGMAGFDRIRVTDPYGCRPFARDRAGTVFADGAAFAVLESAAHAASRGARPYAELGAAAWSCDAYHHPTAPEPDAVQLVRAMRNALADAGVRPEQVGCVLPHATGTPVNDAVESRALRRVFGDSSGRPPVFALKALIGHTSGAAGMFACLTAALIASRATIPANAPLDQDPECDVWLPQDGPVPLNRPAVLVNSCATGGVNASFVLSRVGDPA
- a CDS encoding ACP S-malonyltransferase — translated: MITEQYGIAFPGQGIKAQTLLSALRAHVRHPLVARLLTTFGAADPEALDLGDTSVVQPATFAAGLAAADTAFGPDHCPPVALGHSLGELTAAAYAGFLRIDEGFELAVDRGRLCHDQSLRRPGAMVAIVGADAGELEWLRRSVVAEHGEILDVAGLNSARQTVLSGAPEAVAAAVRIAGEQCLRAEVLPIPGGFHSPLMMDAVPAWRRRLESADFRPSTTRFVSAIDVRPHTDPVQVREQLARGLVLPVRWHEAVRTVRDLGVPGLVDAGPGTTLLKLGRRARILEFTGLGALPEPVPPG
- a CDS encoding acyl carrier protein; its protein translation is MATLIPTRDELRDFFAEELELPADVVGYESDFEADLGVDSLATMEILVQLEKKYGIRLEESEFAGLTSVNAVHAFLADRLEAA
- a CDS encoding beta-ketoacyl synthase N-terminal-like domain-containing protein; its protein translation is MNAPVRVRVLGLGMIAPGALRPARALEPPVEPFPDWFDTEALLPGRGYRKLPPACRYLLAAARSALDDTGTWFAGLSPRDRAAVIGGNNAGAALQDDFDRTVIATGAADLSPARVPYMALSMFGGRLAPEHGLQALVLTTNSPAVAGLEAVQTAARALAAGRATAVLAGAVEDRPTPVQGGGPAHDLGAAVLVCVQEGVPVAGERAYGHCSVRGAFVGAAGGVPETSDVLDPLWEELLADGRPVARIDAVLDDSPAGAAVAGWLTARAGHRAVTILTRPPGSGSLAPLRRVVGRMAAGTAERALVLAGSAHGHVSIADVLPGTAGVP
- a CDS encoding NAD(P)/FAD-dependent oxidoreductase — encoded protein: MTASATGRPGSGSSSGSGAGAGAGYDVIVVGARCGGAPAAMLLARAGYRVLILDRARFPRDTLSTLYIHQPGTALLDRWGLLDQVAATGCPPITSAMHRMGQVAVEGAPTPVHGIHAAYAPRRYLLDTLLAKAATDAGAEFREGCRVTDVVVEDGRAVGVRWRTASGSGTDRAALVVGADGMRSVVADAVRAGTVREHPPLTCVYYGYWEGVPVTRFEAHAVRGRWVGCLPTNDGRTLLAVYFPQAEFEAVRRDLPDAYLGGLAAAAPELYERALAGTRVGPLRGTGTQRNFFRRAAGPGWALVGDAGHHKDSITADGITAAFQQAALLAARLGADLPDPARRQAALERYALDRDRMLAARYSDTLALARLRADRVEARIAGLAHDPAWVQAFFDRAAGTGPDLVPVPGNRSEEVPA